One segment of Gemmatimonadales bacterium DNA contains the following:
- a CDS encoding Crp/Fnr family transcriptional regulator, whose amino-acid sequence MSATDVLKKVPLFGDLAEADLAGFAEVMREREYPKNSVILFEDDPGDALYVVSAGQVKVVLIGEDGREVILSVLGDGDFFGEMALIDDEPRSAHVIAMKDSSLLVLRREDFQSQVAANPKIALKLLRVLVQRLRRADAKIGGLVLLDVNGRVAQLLLDLADEGGGPRITRRLTHHTIAQMIGSSRETVSRAMRELVERGLIETTRREISIRDREGLAALAGART is encoded by the coding sequence ATGTCCGCGACCGACGTCCTGAAGAAGGTGCCCCTGTTCGGTGACCTCGCCGAGGCCGACCTCGCCGGCTTCGCCGAGGTCATGCGCGAGCGCGAGTACCCCAAGAACAGCGTGATCCTGTTCGAGGACGATCCCGGCGACGCCTTGTACGTCGTCTCGGCGGGCCAGGTGAAGGTGGTGCTGATCGGCGAGGACGGGCGGGAGGTGATCCTCTCGGTCCTGGGCGACGGCGACTTCTTCGGCGAGATGGCGCTGATCGACGACGAGCCGCGCAGCGCGCACGTGATCGCGATGAAGGACTCCAGCCTGCTGGTCCTGCGCCGGGAGGACTTCCAGTCCCAGGTGGCCGCCAACCCCAAGATCGCGCTGAAGCTCCTGCGCGTGCTGGTGCAGCGGCTCCGCCGGGCCGACGCCAAGATCGGCGGGCTGGTGCTGCTCGACGTCAACGGGCGCGTGGCGCAGCTGCTCCTGGACCTCGCCGACGAGGGCGGCGGCCCGCGGATCACGCGCCGCCTGACGCACCACACGATCGCGCAGATGATCGGCTCCTCGCGGGAGACCGTCTCCCGCGCGATGCGCGAGCTGGTCGAGCGCGGCCTCATCGAGACCACGCGCCGCGAGATCTCCATCAGGGACCGCGAGGGCCTGGCGGCGCTCGCCGGTGCCCGGACGTGA
- a CDS encoding MBL fold metallo-hydrolase yields MSTSVTFWGTRGTIPSPGAHTARYGGNTACVEVRDGRGHDGRGHLVVFDAGTGIRGLGKQLAAEQAPDGIRAHIVLSHAHWDHIQGLPYFAPFFRQGNVLTVWGPKQGDVGMEEILRQLMQPVVFPVPLDALAATLEVKHVNSEPIETEGCRITSMRVRHPANTLGYRLETPGGRSIAYVTDDELGPAGHYEVGPKWRERFVQFIGGADLLIHDATYTPEECRTHAGWGHSSYVEAVELAREAGVRRLALFHHDPEHTDDATDVIAEKAQAIAAKHGGRTEIVAAAEGLKITL; encoded by the coding sequence ATGAGCACCTCAGTCACGTTCTGGGGTACCCGAGGCACGATCCCCTCGCCCGGCGCGCACACGGCGCGCTACGGCGGCAACACGGCGTGCGTCGAGGTCCGGGACGGGCGCGGGCACGACGGCCGCGGGCACCTGGTGGTGTTCGACGCCGGGACCGGGATCCGCGGACTCGGCAAGCAGCTCGCCGCCGAGCAGGCGCCGGACGGCATCCGCGCGCACATCGTGCTGTCGCACGCGCACTGGGACCACATCCAGGGGTTGCCCTACTTCGCCCCGTTCTTCCGGCAGGGCAACGTGCTGACGGTGTGGGGTCCCAAACAGGGCGACGTGGGGATGGAGGAGATCCTGCGGCAGCTGATGCAGCCGGTGGTCTTTCCCGTCCCGCTCGACGCGCTGGCGGCGACGCTCGAGGTGAAGCACGTGAACTCGGAGCCCATCGAGACCGAGGGCTGCCGGATCACGTCGATGCGGGTCCGCCACCCGGCCAACACGCTGGGCTACCGGCTCGAGACGCCGGGCGGGCGGTCCATCGCCTACGTGACCGACGACGAGCTCGGGCCGGCCGGCCACTACGAGGTGGGCCCGAAGTGGCGCGAGCGGTTCGTGCAGTTCATCGGCGGCGCGGACCTGCTGATTCACGACGCGACGTACACGCCCGAGGAGTGCCGGACGCACGCGGGCTGGGGCCATTCGTCGTACGTGGAGGCCGTGGAGCTGGCACGGGAAGCGGGGGTCCGGCGCCTGGCGCTGTTCCACCACGACCCGGAGCACACGGACGACGCGACGGACGTGATCGCGGAGAAGGCGCAGGCGATCGCGGCCAAGCACGGCGGGCGCACGGAGATCGTGGCGGCCGCCGAGGGGCTGAAGATCACGCTCTAG
- a CDS encoding CsgG/HfaB family protein, with translation MKRLASGTMALAFAALAFGAGRAQAQQAAATPAAAPQQDTRPGIAVLDFDLGLVLGQDHDAYDALRRGLASLTISELTANPGIRVVERSQLQQILQEQNLGHEGRVDDASLVRIGKLIGAHYMVTGVLFDNKGDMRIDARIFDTETSQILKTSSVRGHLADLYDMVPRLAQQLMHDANLPPLERHAMEEFRQQNPAPPTQAVMAYSRAVLYADRGDKDHAVEQYRRAIAAFPGYTQAKNDCNRLQAGACS, from the coding sequence ATGAAGCGGTTGGCATCCGGTACCATGGCCCTGGCGTTCGCCGCGCTGGCGTTCGGCGCGGGGCGCGCCCAGGCGCAGCAGGCGGCCGCGACGCCGGCCGCCGCCCCCCAGCAGGATACCCGGCCCGGGATCGCGGTGCTCGATTTCGACCTCGGCCTGGTGCTGGGACAGGACCACGACGCGTACGACGCGCTGCGGCGCGGGCTCGCCTCGCTCACCATCTCCGAGCTGACGGCCAATCCCGGCATCCGGGTGGTCGAGCGGTCCCAGCTCCAGCAGATCCTGCAGGAGCAGAACCTCGGCCACGAGGGGCGGGTGGACGACGCCTCGCTGGTGCGGATCGGGAAGCTGATCGGCGCCCACTATATGGTGACCGGCGTTCTGTTCGACAACAAGGGCGACATGCGCATCGACGCGCGCATCTTCGACACCGAGACGAGCCAGATCCTCAAGACTTCGAGCGTGCGCGGCCACCTGGCGGACCTGTACGACATGGTGCCTCGCCTCGCGCAGCAGCTGATGCACGACGCCAACCTCCCCCCGCTCGAGCGGCACGCGATGGAGGAGTTCCGGCAGCAGAACCCGGCGCCGCCCACGCAGGCGGTGATGGCGTATTCGCGCGCGGTGCTGTACGCCGACCGCGGCGACAAGGACCACGCGGTGGAGCAGTATCGCCGGGCCATCGCGGCGTTCCCGGGCTACACCCAGGCCAAGAACGACTGCAACCGCTTGCAGGCGGGCGCCTGCTCGTGA
- a CDS encoding ABC transporter permease translates to MTAAVAAVGRSGARQLSVLGGLARFIMRAVRAASRLTRAGRWVMLRVLINQIRFTALQAIGLVAFLAAILAFLVISQSIRQLGRFGAVDNLGTIMVVAVIRELGPLLTALIVVSRSGTAIAAEMATNRVMGEVTALEAMGIDPYIYLVLPRMLGAIVSVATLMVVFDAVALLSGYVAATTNGMALSRYTAIVLRTLSAKDVWLTLAKGVFFGAAVALFCSYHGLAVKAGPTEIPQAVTRGVVATIVAIFVLSALFVAVAT, encoded by the coding sequence GTGACGGCAGCCGTCGCGGCAGTCGGGCGGTCTGGAGCGCGCCAGCTCTCCGTTCTCGGTGGGCTGGCGCGCTTCATCATGCGCGCCGTGCGCGCAGCGTCGCGGCTGACGCGAGCCGGCCGCTGGGTGATGCTGCGCGTGCTGATCAACCAGATCCGGTTCACCGCCCTCCAGGCCATCGGCCTGGTGGCGTTCCTGGCCGCGATCCTCGCCTTCCTGGTCATCTCGCAGAGCATCCGCCAACTCGGCCGCTTCGGCGCCGTGGACAATCTGGGCACCATCATGGTGGTGGCGGTGATCCGCGAGCTCGGGCCGCTGCTGACCGCGCTGATCGTGGTGAGCCGCTCCGGCACCGCCATCGCGGCCGAGATGGCGACCAACCGCGTGATGGGCGAGGTCACGGCGCTCGAAGCGATGGGCATCGACCCGTACATCTACCTGGTGCTGCCGCGGATGCTGGGTGCGATCGTCTCGGTGGCGACGCTGATGGTCGTGTTCGACGCCGTGGCGCTGCTCTCGGGCTACGTGGCCGCTACGACCAACGGGATGGCCCTGAGCCGCTACACCGCGATCGTCCTCCGCACGCTCTCCGCCAAGGACGTCTGGCTCACCCTCGCGAAGGGCGTGTTCTTCGGGGCGGCGGTGGCCCTGTTCTGCAGCTACCACGGCCTGGCGGTGAAGGCCGGCCCGACCGAGATCCCGCAGGCGGTGACCCGCGGCGTGGTGGCGACCATCGTCGCCATCTTCGTGCTCTCCGCGCTGTTCGTGGCGGTGGCGACGTGA
- a CDS encoding ATP-binding cassette domain-containing protein → MTERRTSVVLGPGVAELPGAPPLAFREVDLLGRADKAGRFSVVVEPGAVVAAIGDEESGIEALGPLALGLTAPLAGAVEVFGVPIALLPYYDLLGFRRHLGYLPQGDGLLQNLTLKDNVALPVRFATDHRLHEVEARVAQLVDDFRLRSIAALRPAQATEEDRRRAAMARAVALNPKLVVLELPFVGLTSRAAKELLDRVSRSDDGSARAILLTSRDLTPAVRDLVTHAVRVVDGVAIEAQTRESGWR, encoded by the coding sequence GTGACCGAGCGGCGCACGTCGGTCGTGCTGGGGCCGGGCGTGGCGGAGCTCCCCGGGGCGCCCCCGCTGGCCTTCCGCGAGGTGGACCTGCTCGGCCGCGCGGACAAGGCCGGCCGCTTCAGCGTGGTCGTGGAGCCCGGCGCGGTGGTGGCCGCCATCGGCGACGAGGAAAGCGGGATCGAGGCGCTGGGACCCCTCGCGCTGGGGCTCACGGCGCCGCTGGCCGGCGCGGTCGAGGTGTTCGGCGTGCCGATCGCGCTGCTGCCCTACTACGACCTGCTCGGCTTCCGCCGCCACCTGGGGTACCTGCCGCAGGGCGACGGCCTCTTGCAGAATCTCACCCTGAAGGACAACGTGGCGCTGCCGGTGCGCTTCGCCACCGACCACCGCCTGCACGAGGTGGAGGCGCGGGTGGCCCAGCTCGTGGACGACTTCCGTCTCCGGTCCATCGCGGCCCTGCGGCCCGCCCAGGCCACCGAGGAGGATCGGCGCCGCGCGGCGATGGCGCGGGCGGTGGCACTGAATCCCAAGCTGGTCGTGCTGGAGCTCCCGTTCGTGGGCCTCACCAGCCGGGCGGCGAAGGAGCTGCTGGACCGGGTGAGCCGCAGCGACGACGGCAGCGCGCGGGCCATCCTGCTGACGTCGCGGGATCTGACGCCCGCGGTCCGCGACCTCGTGACCCACGCGGTGCGGGTGGTGGACGGGGTGGCGATCGAAGCCCAAACGAGGGAATCGGGATGGCGGTGA
- a CDS encoding MlaD family protein, which translates to MAVNVQRTDLYVGVFLVATVALVAIALIATSGWGVDRYDVYVRTDNAQDIAPDTKIYLQGLEVGRVAAIAPLPLGGAGRLQFIVRLRLVDRFPDGTPLRLPRGTYAEASSGLLGGSQLELSVRRDSGGTLAPGDTISMQRGTSPLEAFGDLARDLKSTIQHALVSATGTMDMVRVLADSLRLATGTARRLLIATQPGAERMLAGVNANLDRLQVVLDSTNTRTGLTFQQVDATLAQSRQLLASLDSLTRQMTGLAGENRPDIRQMIANFRDISAQLGYVLEQLSRRPLRFISGVKIPDSLTFPRAHPAGPDSASPAASPPPPDRARAPAAPDPTRPPPWP; encoded by the coding sequence ATGGCGGTGAACGTCCAGCGGACCGACCTCTACGTCGGCGTGTTCCTGGTGGCCACCGTGGCCCTGGTGGCCATCGCCCTGATCGCGACCAGCGGGTGGGGCGTGGACCGCTACGACGTGTACGTGCGCACCGACAACGCCCAGGACATCGCGCCCGACACCAAGATCTACCTGCAGGGTCTCGAGGTGGGCCGCGTCGCGGCCATCGCGCCGTTGCCCCTGGGCGGCGCCGGCCGCCTGCAGTTCATCGTCCGGCTCCGCCTGGTGGACCGGTTCCCCGACGGCACGCCGCTGCGCCTGCCGCGCGGCACCTACGCGGAGGCGAGCAGCGGGCTGCTGGGCGGCTCGCAGCTCGAGCTCAGCGTCCGGCGGGACAGCGGCGGCACCCTGGCGCCCGGCGACACCATCAGCATGCAGCGCGGGACCTCGCCGCTCGAGGCGTTCGGCGACCTGGCACGCGACCTCAAGAGCACCATCCAGCACGCGCTGGTTTCGGCCACCGGGACGATGGACATGGTGCGCGTCCTGGCCGACAGCCTGCGGCTCGCCACCGGCACCGCGCGCCGCCTGCTGATCGCCACGCAGCCGGGCGCCGAGCGCATGCTCGCCGGGGTGAACGCCAACCTCGACCGGCTGCAGGTGGTCCTCGACAGCACCAACACGCGCACCGGCCTCACGTTCCAGCAGGTGGACGCGACCCTGGCGCAGTCCCGGCAGCTGCTGGCGAGCCTGGACTCGCTGACGCGTCAGATGACGGGCCTGGCCGGGGAGAACCGCCCGGACATCCGCCAGATGATCGCCAACTTCCGCGACATCTCCGCCCAGCTCGGCTACGTGCTCGAGCAGCTCAGCCGGCGGCCGCTGCGGTTCATCAGCGGCGTCAAGATCCCCGACAGCCTGACCTTCCCGCGCGCGCACCCGGCGGGGCCCGATTCCGCCTCCCCGGCCGCGTCGCCGCCGCCCCCCGACCGCGCGCGGGCGCCGGCGGCGCCGGACCCGACCCGCCCCCCGCCTTGGCCGTGA
- a CDS encoding HD domain-containing phosphohydrolase has translation MSKLVLLHGPAWDGGPARAALDAEPIERKVVVAPPASLIDERPTVLLLDESLRRSLGADGVRAAADAGAALIALGAPGETDLPADLPGADLAPVFLTAPVGARQLLAAIRAGFREAAARAEVQRARAEVAARSKEITDLTQIGVALTTERNYDVLLEMILTQARRITQSDGGSLYLVEGRDTPNPRVRFKLAQNDTVPKAPFVEFTMPLNHASVGGYVCSTGETVVIDDAYFLPPDVEYSINRSFDERNRYRSKSMLTVPMKNHKNEIIGALQLINRKRDPAAVLATPADVDAQVIPFSRRSVEIVNALAGQAAVSIENSLLYEDIERLFEGFVTAAVTAIEQRDPTTFGHSGRVATMTVGLAEVVDRSGDGPYRAVAFSREQLKEIRYAGLLHDFGKVGVREQVLVKAKKLYPPDLALLKSRYAFIRRTAEAEYHRRRADWLLGNPREGYERFLASLDEEHRRELEDSERFLKTVLQANEPTVLPEGSFEELLALAQRNYTDIDGAAQPYLNDDEVRFLTIRKGSLDDAERLEIESHVTHTYRFLLQIPWTKELSQIPLIAYGHHEKLDGKGYPRKTRAPEIPIQTRMMTISDIFDALTAADRPYKRAVPLQRALDIMSDEVKGGMLDADLFRLFIEGKVFEKLSEG, from the coding sequence GTGAGCAAGCTCGTCCTCCTGCACGGGCCGGCCTGGGACGGCGGCCCCGCCCGCGCGGCCCTCGACGCCGAGCCGATCGAGCGCAAGGTCGTCGTCGCGCCGCCCGCCAGCCTGATCGACGAGCGCCCGACGGTGCTGCTGCTCGACGAGTCGCTGCGGCGCTCGCTGGGCGCCGACGGCGTGCGCGCCGCGGCCGACGCCGGGGCCGCGCTCATCGCGCTCGGCGCCCCGGGCGAGACGGACCTCCCGGCCGACCTGCCCGGCGCCGACCTGGCGCCGGTCTTCCTCACCGCACCGGTCGGCGCGCGGCAGCTCCTCGCGGCCATCCGCGCGGGCTTCCGCGAGGCGGCCGCCCGCGCCGAGGTCCAGCGCGCCCGGGCCGAGGTGGCCGCGCGCTCGAAGGAGATCACCGACCTGACCCAGATCGGCGTGGCCCTCACCACCGAGCGCAACTACGACGTCCTGCTGGAGATGATCCTCACCCAGGCGCGGCGGATCACCCAGTCCGACGGCGGCTCGCTCTACCTGGTGGAAGGCCGCGACACGCCCAACCCGAGGGTCCGCTTCAAGCTCGCCCAGAACGACACGGTGCCCAAGGCGCCGTTCGTCGAGTTCACGATGCCCCTCAATCACGCCAGCGTGGGCGGCTACGTGTGCTCGACGGGCGAGACGGTGGTGATCGACGACGCCTACTTCCTGCCGCCCGACGTCGAGTACTCGATCAACCGCAGCTTCGACGAGCGCAACCGCTACCGCTCCAAGTCCATGCTCACCGTCCCGATGAAGAACCACAAGAACGAGATCATCGGGGCGCTCCAGCTCATCAACCGCAAGCGCGACCCGGCCGCGGTCCTCGCCACGCCGGCGGACGTGGACGCGCAGGTCATTCCGTTCTCGCGGCGCTCCGTCGAGATCGTCAACGCGCTGGCGGGCCAGGCGGCGGTGTCGATCGAGAACAGCCTGCTGTACGAGGACATCGAGCGCCTGTTCGAAGGGTTCGTCACCGCCGCCGTCACTGCCATCGAGCAGCGCGACCCGACCACCTTCGGCCACTCGGGACGCGTCGCGACGATGACCGTCGGGCTCGCCGAGGTGGTGGACCGCTCCGGCGACGGTCCGTATCGCGCCGTGGCGTTCTCCCGCGAGCAGCTCAAGGAGATCCGCTACGCCGGCCTGCTGCACGACTTCGGCAAGGTGGGCGTGCGGGAGCAGGTGCTCGTCAAGGCCAAGAAGCTCTATCCGCCCGACCTCGCCCTGCTCAAGAGCCGTTACGCGTTCATCCGGCGCACGGCCGAGGCGGAGTACCATCGCCGCCGGGCCGACTGGCTGCTGGGCAACCCGCGGGAGGGCTACGAGCGATTCCTCGCCTCGCTCGACGAGGAGCACCGGCGCGAGCTGGAGGACAGCGAGCGGTTCCTCAAGACGGTGCTGCAGGCCAACGAGCCCACCGTGCTGCCCGAGGGAAGCTTCGAGGAGCTGCTGGCCCTCGCCCAGCGCAACTACACGGACATCGACGGCGCCGCGCAGCCGTACCTCAACGACGACGAGGTGCGCTTCCTCACCATCCGCAAGGGCAGCCTCGACGACGCCGAGCGGCTCGAGATCGAGAGCCACGTCACCCACACCTACCGCTTCCTGCTCCAGATCCCGTGGACCAAGGAGCTGTCGCAGATCCCGCTCATCGCCTACGGCCACCACGAGAAGCTGGACGGGAAGGGCTACCCCCGGAAGACGCGGGCCCCGGAGATCCCGATCCAGACGCGGATGATGACCATCAGCGACATCTTCGACGCGCTGACCGCCGCGGATAGGCCGTACAAGCGCGCCGTGCCGCTCCAGCGCGCGTTGGACATCATGAGCGACGAGGTCAAGGGCGGGATGCTGGACGCGGACCTGTTCCGGCTGTTCATCGAGGGGAAGGTGTTCGAGAAGCTGAGTGAGGGGTGA